The following proteins are co-located in the Vidua macroura isolate BioBank_ID:100142 chromosome 1, ASM2450914v1, whole genome shotgun sequence genome:
- the GATAD1 gene encoding GATA zinc finger domain-containing protein 1, with product MPLGLKPTCSVCRSTSSSMWKKGGQGEILCNNCTARSAPPPPAAFATTSAAAAQHSNGGGGGGGGGGGSGKQSKQEIHRRSARLRNTKYKSAPAAEKKVSTKGKGRRHIFKLKNPIKAPESVSTIITAESIFYKGVYYQIGDVVSVVDEQDGRTYYAQIRGFIQDQYCEKSAALTWLIPTQASPKDCFDPASYIIGPEEDLPRKMEYLEFVCHAPSEYFKSRSSPFPTVPTRPEKGYIWTHVGPTPAISIKETVANNL from the exons ATGCCGCTGGGGCTGAAGCCCACCTGCAGCGTGTGCCGCAGCACGTCCTCTTCCATGTGGAAGAAGGGCGGGCAGGGCGAGATCCTGTGCAACAATTGCACGGCCCGctcggcgccgccgccccccgccgccttCGCCACCACCTCAGCGGCCGCCGCCCAGCACAGcaacggcggcggcggcggcggcggcggcggaggcggcAGCGGGAAGCAG AGCAAGCAGGAGATCCACCGCCGCTCCGCGCGGCTCAGGAACACCAAGTACAAGTCTGCGCCCGCCGCGGAGAAGAAGGTTTCCACGAAGGGCAAGGGCAGGAGGCACATCTTCAAACTAAAAAAC CCCATCAAGGCTCCTGAGTCTGTATCCACTATAATTACAGCAGAATCAATCTTTTATAAG GGTGTATACTACCAAATTGGAGATGTTGTTTCGGTGGTTGATGAGCAGGATGGAAGAACATACTATGCTCAGATCCGTGGGTTTATTCAGGACCAATACTGTGAAAAGAGTGCTGCACTAACCTGGCTCATTCCTACACAAGCCAGCCCCAAAGACTGTTTTGACCCAGCATCCTACATCATAG gaccAGAAGAAGatctcccaaggaaaatggaGTATTTAGAATTTGTTTGTCATGCACCTTCGGAATATTTCAAATCTCGATCATCTCCCTTCCCTACTGTTCCTACAAGGCCAGAGAAGGGCTATATATGGACTCATGTGGGACCTACTCCTGCAATCTCCATTAAAGAAACTGTAGccaataatttataa